One stretch of Narcine bancroftii isolate sNarBan1 chromosome 8, sNarBan1.hap1, whole genome shotgun sequence DNA includes these proteins:
- the LOC138740844 gene encoding histone H3.3A, protein MARTKQTARKSTGGKAPRKQLATKAARKSAPSTGGVKKPHRYRPGTVALREIRRYQKSTELLIRKLPFQRLVREIAQDFKTDLRFQSAAIGALQEASEAYLVGLFEDTNLCAIHAKRVTIMPKDIQLARRIRGERA, encoded by the exons ATGGCCCGTACCAAGCAGACAGCTCGTAAATCTACTGGTGGTAAAGCCCCTCGCAAGCAATTGGCCACGAAAGCCGCACGTAAAAGTGCGCCATCCACTGGGGGTGTCAAGAAGCCTCACCGCTATAG GCCAGGCACAGTGGCTCTACGGGAGATCCGCCGTTACCAGAAGTCGACTGAGCTGCTGATCCGCAAGCTGCCCTTTCAGCGCCTGGTGCGTGAAATCGCCCAAGATTTCAAGACGGACCTGCGCTTCCAGAGTGCGGCGATTGGTGCCCTCCAG GAGGCAAGTGAGGCCTACCTGGTCGGCCTCTTTGAGGACACCAACCTGTGCGCCATCCATGCCAAGCGAGTCACCATCATGCCCAAGGACATCCAGCTGGCACGTCGCATCCGCGGGGAGCGGGCCTGA